The following is a genomic window from Streptomyces sp. BHT-5-2.
CGAGCCGGTCGGCCGGGGTGTGGCGGCCTTCCTGTGGCGCACCATCGGCGGGGTGCCGCACGTCCTGGCGCACGCCCGGGTCGAGGGCGGCTTCCTCGACACCGTCGAACTGGGGCCGACCGTTCAGTACACCCCGGAGAACTACCGGCACCTGCCGGCCGAGGACCGCCCGCCGTACCTCGACGCGGTGCTCGACGCCGACCCGTCGCGGATCCGGTACGAGGCCGTGCACTCCGAGGAGGGCGGCCGCTTCCTGAACGCCGAGAGCCGCTACCTGGTCATCGAGGCGGACGAGTCCCAGGCACCCCTGGACCCGCCACCTGGCTACCAGTGGGTCACCCCCGGCCAGCTGACCTCCCTGGTACGGCACGGGCACTACCTCAACGTCCAGGCCCGCACCCTGCTCGCATGTCTCAACGCGATGGGGGAGCAGGGCTGATGGAACCGGTGCGGATCGCCGTCATGGGCCTGGCCTCGATCGCCCGGCGGCGCCTGCTGCCCGCCATGGCGGCCTGCCCCGACGTCGAGATCGTCGCGGTGGCGAGCCGCGACGCGGACCGTGCGCGGGAGGCGGCCCGCGCCTACGGGTGCCGGGCGGTGCACGGCTACGACCGGCTGCTCGACCGCGCGGACGTGGAGGCCGTCTACGTTCCCCTGCCCTCGTCACTGCACGCGCGGTGGACCGAGGCCGCGTTGCGGGCGGGCAAACACGTCCTCGTCGAGAAGCCGCTCGCCGACGACGCCGAGCGCGCCGCCGCGCTGCTGGCGTCGGCCCGGTCGGCGGGCCTGGTGCTGCGGGAGAACGTGATGTTCGTGCACCACGGGCAGCACGCGGCCGTCCGCGCACTGGTCGAGGACGGCGCGATCGGCCAACTGCGCTCCTTCCAGGCGGCGTTCACCATCCCGCCACTACCCGACGACGACATCCGCTACGACCCGGACCTGGGCGGGGGAGCACTGGCGGACGTGGGGGTGTACCCCGTGCGGGCCGCCCAGCACTTCCTGGGGCCGGATCTCGCGGTGCGCGGTGCCGTGCTGACCGCGGGGCCCGGCCGTCGTGTGGAGACCTCCGGTGCGGCGCTGCTGACCGCGGACGGGGGCGTGACCGCCCAGCTGAGCTTCGGCATGGAGCACGCCTACCGGTCCACGTACGAACTGTGCGGCAGCGAGGGCCGGATCCGCATCGACCGTGCCTTCACCCCGCCCGCGGACCACGAACCGGTGGTGTGCCTGACACGCGCCTCGGGGACGGAGCGGATCCGGTTGCCCGCCGAGGACCAGGTGGCGAGCGCCGTCGCGGCGTTCGCCGCCGCCGTGCGCGCCGGGGCGCCGGCCGACGACGCGCCGCTGCGGCAGGCGCGGCTGCTGGACGGCATCCGGCGGCGCGCCGCCGAGGAAGACACAGACCGAGCAGAACCCGCATCGAGGAGTGTGCGATGAGCGCGACCGTGAACTGGATTCCCGAGGGCATGGACCGTGAGGTTCCCAGCGCAGCCCGTGCCTACGACTACATAGCGGGCGGCACCCACCACTTCGAGGCCGACCGGAAGCTGGGGGACCAGGTGCTCTCGGTACTGCCGGCCAGGGACATGTCCCGCCACAACCGGCAGTTCCTCCAGCGTGTGGTGCGCTTCATGGTCGGCCGGGGCATCCGGCAGTTCGTCGACCTGGGCTCCGGGCTGCCGGTGATGGGCAACGTCCACGAGACCGCCCGGCAGGCCGCCCCCGAGTGCCGGGTGGTCTACGTCGACAACGAGCGGGCCACCATCGAGCACAGCGAGCTGATCCTGCGCGGCGACGAGCGCACCGCGATGGTGGGCGAGGACCTGCGTGACCCGGACGCCGTCCTGAACGCCGAGGCCACCCGCCGTCTGATCGACTTCTCGCAGCCGGTCGGCTTCCTGATGCTGGGCGTGACCCAGTTCCTGCACGACGAGGACGACCCGTGGGCCATCACCGCGGCCTACCGCCGGGCGCTGCCCTCCGGCAGCTATCTCGCGCTGTCCTGCTTCACCTGGGACAACGACCCCGAGACGATGCGGAACACGGTCGAGATGTTCCAGCGGAGCGGCCGCACGCCGATCGTGCCGCGCACCGGCGAGGAGGTCCGCAGGCTGCTCGGCGACTTCGAACTGCTCGACCCCGGGCTGGTGTTCACGCCCCAGTGGCGCCCGGACGGCGCCTCCGGCGCCGCCGAGGAGCGCTCCAACCTGTACGCGGCCGTCGCGCGTAAGCCCTGAGCGGGGCGGCGGCGCCCACCGGGCCGGCGCGCCGCCCTGCCGGCGCGTCAGGCCCCTTCGGGGTGCGCCGCCGCCACCATCTCCATGGTGATCTCCAGCAACGCCGACCGCTTCTCCTGGGCGTCCCCGGCGATGTTCGGCAGGGCGAAGGTCCCGAAGTGCAGGGTCAGCAGGGCACTCATACAGCGCAGCTGGTCGGTGAGCGAGGTGTCCGAGTCGGTGAGCATCTCGCCGATGGCGGTCATCTGCTGCCCGAACTCCTTGCCGACCTTGAGGTCGCGCAGGGTCGCCTCGTTCTCCCGAAGGAAGCGGACGAGCGGGACGGAGGCTTCGAGTGCGGCGCTGTAGCGGCGCAGGATCTCCTGCTTGGTCTCGAGGTTCCGGGGCTGCTGGCGCCCCCAGGAGATGATGTCGTCGACGGGGCGGCTCAGGTCCTGGAAGATGCTGAGGAGAATGTCCTCCTTCGACTTGAAGTGGTAATAGATCGCGGGTTTGCTGACCTCCAGGATTTCCGCGATCTCACGCAGCGAGGTCTTCTCGTAGCCGTTTCGGACAAAGAGCTCCAGGGCCACGTCCTGGATGCGCCTGCGGGTGTCCCCCCGCTCCTTCTTCGTACCTTTTCCGGCCACGCTCTCTCCCTCGGTCCGTCCTCACCCGGCTGGGGCCGGAACACCCACTTACCGGTCGGCAGGCAAGTACCCGCCGCCCAGTGTACGTGTGCGCGTCGCGCATCGCCCGCGCGTCCCTCCGGCCCTGGGCACGCCGCCCGCAAGCGCCCCGGCGCGGGCATCGGCTTCGGCACCGCGGGCGAACCGGCCGCCGGGATGCGGGCCATGCCGTCCCCGGCCCGGTTCGCGGACGACCTCGAAGCGCTCGCTCCGCGCCGAGGACGGCCGACACCGGGTCGGCGCACCCGCCATGCTCACCTCCGAACCGAAAGGACCGAAGTGCCCATGTCCTCCCAGCAGTGGAACTTCCACCCGGATCAGTTCTGGATGCGCGGTGAGCGCCCCCCGGCCCCCGTCGCGTACGACGAGGCCAAGCAGCTGTGGAACGTCTACGGCTACGCGGAGGCGCTCCAGGTGCTCAACGACCCGGAGACCTTCTCCTCCGACCTCAGCGTGCTGGCGCCGGAAGGCCAACGGCAGATCTTCCCCGGCAACCTCACGACGATGGACGCGCCCGAGCACACCAAGATGCGCAAGATCGTCAGCGGGGTGTTCACCCGCCGCGTGGTCGCCGGCCTCGAACCCCGTATCAAGGAGATCACCCACGAACTGCTCGACGCGGTCGAGCCGGGCGACTCGTTCGACCTCGTGGAGGTGCTGGCGCACCCGTTGCCCGTCATCGTCATCGCCGAACTGCTCGGGGTTCCCAGCAGCGACCGCCCGCTGTTCAAGGAGTGGGTCGGCAAGCTGCTGGAGAGCAACCAGGCGTTCTCCACCGGCGAGGACACCCCGGAGCTGCAGCGGCAGCGCGAGGAGGCCCTCGCCCAGATCAGGAACCTCTCCGACTACCTGCTCGACCATGTCGAACAGCGCCGCGCCGCCCCGCGCGAGGACCTGCTGACCAGGCTCGTCCAGGCCGAGGTGGACGGCGAGCGGCTGTCCCCGGCCGAGGTGGGCAACTTCTCCCTGGTCCTGCTGGTGGCGGGGCACATCACCACGACGATGCTGCTGGGCAACACGATCCTGTGCCTGGACGCCCACCCTTCGGCCATGGCGGCCGTACGCCGGGACCGCGCCCGCATCCCCACCGCGATCGAGGAGTCGCTGCGGCTGTTCAGCCCGCTGTCCACGCTGCGCCGGGTGACCACTACGGCGGCGCGGATCGGCGACGCCGAGATCCCCCCGCGGTCGGTGGTCATGACGTGGACGGCCGCCGCGGCCCGCGACGAGCGCCAGTTCCGCGACCCGCACACCTTCGACCTCGACCGGGAGAACATCCAGCACCTCTCGTTCGGCAGAGGCGCGCACTTCTGCATGGGTGCGCCGCTGGCCCGCCTTGAAGGCGTGCTCGCCCTGAACATCCTCTTCGACCGCTTCCCGGCGCTGCGCCGCGACCCGGCGCGGGACCCGGAGTTCATGCCGGGGGCCAATGTGACGGGCGTGGAGAAGCTGCACCTGCTCACCTGACCGTCCGGCTCTCCCGAGCGTTCGCGAGCGGGCGCGCCGCGCGCCGCCCCGGGCGGCCCCCCGCGCCGTCCCCACCGGCACGGCGCCATGCCCTGACCACCCGAAGTCCGCGCGTCGCCCGTCCGGGCGACGGAGGAGACCGGAACACCCATGAGGCTGCTGTTCGTCGCGGGCCCGGCCCCGTCCGACATCTACGCCGTCGCCCCCCTCGCCACCGCCGCGCGCGCCGACGGGCACCAGGTGCTGATGTCCACGCCGAAGGAACTGACCCCGGTGGTCACCGGCGTCGGCCTGCCGACCGTCGCCACGACCACCACATCGATCCCCGACATCAGGGCCACCCGCCGCTCCGGCGAGCGTGAGGTGGTCCCCGATGACGTGGACCACCCCGAGTTCATCCGGTACACCGGCCGCTGGCTCGGGCGGCTGGCCGCCGAAACCCTCGTCCGGCTGCGCGAGGTGGCGGCGGCCTGGCGGCCGGACGTGGTGGTCACCGGCCCGCACGCGTACGCGGGGGCACTCCTCGCCCACGAGCTGTCCGTACCGTGGATCCGGCACACCTGGACCGTGCTGGACACCGTGGGCATCCACGTCGGCAGCGAGGGTGAACTGGCGCCGGAGCTGGCCGAACTGGGCCTCGACCGGATTCCCGGACCGGACCTGCTGATCGACAACTGTCCGCCCGGCATCCGCCCGGCGGACGCCTCCCCCGCGCAGCAGATCCGCTACGTTCCCGTCAATGCCCAGCGCCCGGCCGAGCCGTGGATGTACACCCGCGGCGAGCGCCGACGGGTGTGCGTCACCGGCGGGCGCATGGCCGCCCTCGATGACGACTTCGAGCCGATCCGCGGCATGGTGCGGCAGCTGGCCGAGTTGGACGCCGAGGTCGTCATCACGGCGCCGCGGAAGGTCGCTCACGCGCTGCGCGCCGAGTTCGGCGACGTCCGCGCGGGCTGGGTCCCGCTGGACGTACTGATGCCGACCTGCGACCTGATCGTGCACCACGCCGGTGGCGTGCCCGGCCTGCCCGGCCTGACGGCCGCGCTCTCGGGGGTCCCGCAGCTGCTGATGCCACAGGAGAAGAAGATGCACACGGCCGCCCGGCTCGTCGCCGAGTACGGCGCCGCGATCACCCTGCTTCCGGACGAGGTGAGCACCGACAGCGTCGGCAACGGCATCCGCGAGCTGCTCTCCGCCCCGTCCTACGCCGACCGGGCCCAGGCACTGGCCCAGGAAATCGCCCGGATGCCGTCACCCGCCGAGGTCCTGGGCACCGTCGAGCACCTGGCACGGCGCTGAACCGCGCGGACGCCACCCGCTGACCCGCCGCGGCTCGCCCACGTGCGGGGAGGAGTCGGCGGTCGAACTGGTGACTTCAGACAGGAAGTTGACGTCACCGCATCCGCATCCGCATCCGCATCGGCATCGGCGGCCGCGGCCGCAGGCACAGGTACAGCCACAGAAACCGACACAGTCACAGACACCGACACAGGCACTGCACAGACACCGACGGAGACAGGCATATGAAGGGCATCATTCTCGCTGGTGGCAGCGGCACCCGGCTCAGGCCGCTGACCGGAGTGGTCTCGAAGCAGATCCTCCCGGTCTACAACAAGCCGATGATCTACTACCCCCTGTCCGTCCTCATGCTCGCCGGCATCCGGGACATCCTGGTGATCTCCTCGCCGGCTCACCTGGACATGTTCCGCGACCTGCTCGGCGACGGCTCCCGGCTCGGCATCCGGCTGGAGTACGCGGAGCAGAAGGAACCCAACGGCATCGCCGAGGCGTTCATCATCGGCGCCGACCACATCGGCGACGACGACGTGGCGCTGATCCTCGGTGACAACGTCTTCCACGGTCACGGCTTCTCCGAGCTGCTGCGCACCACCGCCGCCCGCCTCGACGGCTGCGCGCTCTTCGGCTACCCGGTCAACGACCCCTGGCGGTACGGCGTCGCCGAACTGGACGCCGACCGACGGCTGACGGGCCTGACGGAGAAGCCCACCGACCCGGTCTCCAACATCGCGGTCACCGGCCTGTACATGTACAGCAACGAGGTGGTCCGGATGGCCCAGGAACTGGTCCCCTCCGACCGCGGCGAGCTGGAGATCACCGATCTGAACAAGGCGTATCTGGCACAGGGCCGGGCCCATCTGGCCGAGCTGGGCCGCGGGTTCGTCTGGCTCGACATGGGCACCCACGACTCCCTGCTGGAGGCCGGCCACTACGTCCAGATCCTCGAACAACGCCAGGGCATACGCATCGGCTGCGTCGAGGAGACCGCCTTCCGGATGGGCTACATCAGCGCGGAGCAGTGCCGCCGGCTCGGTACCGAGCAGTCCAGCACCGACTACGGGTCCTACCTGGTCAGCCTCGTCGAGGGGGACGGGGTGTACGAGGCGCGGGCCCGCCGGACCGCGCCGGCCGGCTGAGCCCGGGCCCCGGCACCGGCACCCCTTCTTCTCCTCGCCCACCCACCTCCGGAGGACCCATGCAGGACCCCGCACCGTCCCGGCCCCCGACCGCGGTCGTGCTGGGAGGCACCGGCTGCATCGGACGGCACGTCTGTACCGCCTTCGCCCGGCACGGCTACCGCGTCGTCGTCGTGGCCCGCCGGCCCGCCCCGCACGTGGCGGAGCACATGTTCCGTCCCCTGGACCTGCTCACGGCGTCCGCCGCCGAGCTGGACGCGCTGTTCCGGGACGCGGACGTACGCGCGAGCGTCGTGGTCAACGCCACCGACATGGCGGGTGCCACCGACCTGACCAGCGCCGCGGACGGCGGCGCGGGCCGCGCGGCCGAACTGCTGGCCGCCAACGAGGGGCTGGCCCGCACGCTGGTCGCGGCCCTGGAGGGCAACCCGGGGCGGCCCCGGCTGGTCCACCTCGGCACCATCCACGAATACGGGCCCGGCCAGGCAGGGGTCCCGTTGCACGAGGAGATCGAGCCGCGGCCCGCGAACGCCTACGCGGACGCCAAGCTGGCCGCGTCCAGGACCATCCTCGACGCGGCCAGCGCGGGCCGCGTCGACGGCGTCGCGCTCCGGCTCGTCAACACCTGCGGCCCCTACCCGACCCCGGCGGGTTTCCCGGGCAAGCTCCTCCCCAGGCTGTGCGCCGCGCGGCAGGGCGCCGAACTCTCCGTGCGCGTCGTCGACGCACGGCGCGACTGGATCGATGTGCGCGATGTCGCCGAAGCGTGCGTGCTGGCCGCCGAACGGCCGGTCAGCGGACGGGTGTTCAACATCGGCAGCGGGATCGCGGTGCCGATGCGGGAACTGGTCGCCCACTGCCTCGCCGCCGCCGGCCTGCCGGATTCCGGCGTCACGGAGGAGGACCGCCCGGGGCACGGCGGCGTGCGCGGCCTGGGTGCCGACTGGATCCAGGCCGACATCCGACTTGCCCGCGACCTGCTGGGCTTCGCCCCGCGCTTCGGACTCAGGCAGTCACTACAGGACATGTGGGATGCGGGCGCCACCAGCCGCTGATCCGCCCCTCTGTGATCGGTGTCACTATTTATGGTTCCTTGGCATTCCCCTTGGATTCCTCTGTGATTGCTGACTTGCTCCTGGTTATCTTTATGAAATTCACGCACTGACGTGGTTGCTTTCTGTGGGCCGGAGCGAAGAAACTCGTCATTACCTTCCGCTGTAGTGTCTCGGTCGGCCATCACGGGCTTTCGGTACCGCCATTCCGGCTTCAGGCCGCGGCGGGGGTGGGATTCGCCCCTGCCGCCGCGATGCTGAACGTGCAGGCGGCGCACTCCGGTCCGCCGGCCGAGGAGCGGCAACAGTGCCCCGTGCCGGACTTCCGTACCGCTCGGCGCCGTGATCAGGCCGACGTCGATGTCTGCCCCGCTCCCGTCGGGACTTCTTCTTCACGAGGCGGATGCGGATCGCTTCGCTCATTCGAAAGGAGTTCGAGTGCGGGTTCTGTTTACCGTGTCCAACTGGCCTGGGCACTGGGCCTCTATGGTGCCCCTGGGGTGGGCGTTGCAGGCGGCCGGGCACGAGGTGAACGTCATGTGTACGCCATGCCAGACGCAACCGGTAAGCGGCGCAGGACTCATGCCGGTTCCGGTTCTCGAGGCTATGGACATGACGGTGCGGGGCCGGCTGCACAACTTCCGCATGGCCGAATTCGGCTCCTGGCCCTTTTCGGAACTCCCGCTGCACCCGCTCACCGGGAAACCGCTTGAGTCGCTCGATGAATTCGATATGAGTGCGTGGTCCCAGGAGAACCATGACTGGGCCATCGGTGTCACGACTCGGAGCAGTGACGCCGCGGTGGATTTCGCGCGCTGGTGGCGTCCCGATCTCGTGGTCCACGACATCATGAGCTTCGAGGGGCCGCTCGTCGGGAAGGTCCTGGACATTCCCGCCGTGTTGCAGCTGTGGGGGCCCGTCGGTCCGGACGACGACGTACCGGGAGCACCGCCGGGGGCGAGCTTCGTGCCCATGGACCCCAGTGGGGCGTTCCCCCGGCACGGCGTGGGGCAGATGGGGCCGCACGTCTATGAGCACGTGATCGACCCCTCTCCCACAAGCGCGCGACCACCCCTGAAGGCTGAGCGGCTGTCCATCCGTCATGTGCCGTACAACGGTCCTGGAGCGCGGCTGCCGCACGGCGAGAGCGGCTCTGCCGGACCGCGGGTGTGCGTGGTTTGGGGGACCTCCGTCAGCGGCATCTACGGGCCGGTTTCGTTCGCGGTGCCTCGCGTGGTGAACGCCCTCGCAGGGCTGGGCGCCGAGGTCCTCGTTCTGCTCGCGGGCGCCGACCGCGAGCGGATGGAGCGCGCGGGAGCACTGCCACCCGGTGTGCGGCTGATGGAGCGCACGCCGTTGCATTTGCTGATGCCCGGCTGCGACGTGGTCATCCACCACGGGGGCGCCGGCTGCGCCATGACCGCTCTGACGGCTGGAGTGCCGCAGCTGGCCATCCACACCGGCCTGGATCAGGAAGTGATCGCCGGCCGGATCGCCGGAGCCGGTGCGGCCCGGTCCCTGTCCAATGTCCAGGCGGACGAGGGGGCGATTCGTGCGGCCGTCACTTCACTCCTCACGGATCCCGCCCATGCGGTCGCCGCACGGAAACTGCGGGACGAGATGGAGTCCCAGCCCACTCCGGCGGCGCTGGTGTCTTCGCTGTCCGCCCTCGCTCAGTGAGTAGGAGACCTGCATGCGCGTCCTGGTGATGACGACTCCTGACCCAAGCCACCTGGCGACTTTGGTGCCGGTCGCCTGGGCTCTCCGTACCGCGGGCCACGAGGTGCTCGTCCTGGGGAGACCCGACAGCGCGGAACCGGCCCGTACGGCAGGGCTGAACTTCGTGAGTCTCGGCGAACCGTTCGACACCGAACAGATGGTGCTCAGTGACCTGGCACCAGGGAAACGCCCACTGGAATCCCGGCCGCGCGGCACGAAGGGCGGCTTCGGAGGTGTGTGGATCGAGCATGCGAAATCCATGGTGGAGGACTACCTGGGTTTTGCCCGCTCCTTCCGTCCGGAACTGATCATTTCCGATCCGCTGGAGTACAGCGCACTCGTTCTGGGAGCCTTGCTGAGCGTCCCGGTCGTTCACCATCGTTGGGGTGTCGATCCGATCGGCACGCCCCGGCTCCCCGCGGCCAGGGAAGAACTGCGCGGGACCTGCCGGTCGCTGGGCCTGGAAACTCTCCCTGAGCCCACGGTGGTCCTTGATTCCTGCCCCGGCGCACTACAGCTCCCGGAACTGAAGCCCGAGACCCCGGTGCGATATGTGCCGTTCAACGGCAGCGAGATGCTGCCTTCCTGGCTGCGTGCGGAGTGGGACCGGCGAGACTCGCGCTCCAAGCGGGTCGCCGTCTCCCTCGGCAGAAGAACCCTGGTCTACAACGGGGTGCCCTTCGTGCGGGCGCTGCTGCGCTCGTTCGCGGAGATGGCGGACGTCGAACTGATCGCCACCGTCGGCGCGGAGTACCGGGAGCGCATCGGTCCGGTGCCGGCCAACGTGCGGATGGTCGACCCTGTCCCGCTCCATCTGCTCCTCGGCTCCTGCGACGCCATCATCACCCATGGCGGTGCGGCCACCACCATGACCGCCACCCTCTTCGGGCTGCCGCAGCTCGTACTTCCGCAGATGGCCGATTGTTTCGCGCACGGCGACCGCCTGGCGGCCACCGGCGCGGGAATCAGCTTCGACACCGTGACCGCCCAAGACGATGCGGGGCTTCTCCGCGAGGCGCTGACACAGCTGCTCACAGATCCCCGGTACGCCGAGGCGGCCGGGTCCCTGCGCACGGAAATGGAGGGCATGCCGTCCCCCGCGCAGATCGCCTCCGATCTGGAGCAGCTCGCGCTCTCCCGCGCCCACAGCTGAATGGCGCGTCAGTACGCCGCTCGTGGTTCACGAAGGAACTTCGCCTTGCCGGCGGTGTGAACTCGCCGGCAGGCGCGGGCTCCTGGCCCTCGCGCACCTGGCTGGGCACCTGCTCACCTGACCAGCACTTCCCCTTCGGGAAGCAGCCCCCCGACAAGACGAGAAGAGAACGGTTCGCCCATGAAGATGCTGTTCGTCGCGGGCCCCACCCCGTCCAACGCGTTCGCTCTCGCCCCGCTCGCGACCGCGGCACGTGATGAGGGGCACCAGGTTTTCATGTCGACACTGAAGGAGCGGACATCGGTGGTGGCGGGGCTCGGCCTGCCCGCCATCGCCGCCACCACCAGTCCGATAGCCGACATCAAGGCCACGCGGCGCTCCGGCGAGCGGGAGATCGTCCCGGACGACGTGGACCACCCCGAGTTCATCCAGTACACGGGCCGCTGGTTCGGACGTGTGGCGGCGGAAAGCCTGGTACAGCTGCGGGAGGTGGCGGCCGGCTGGCGCCCGGACATCGTGATCGGAGGCCCGCACGCCTACGCGGCGGCGCTCCTGGCCCACGAACTGTCGGTGCCGTGGGTGCGGCACACCTGGGCCGCGCTGGACACCGTGGGCATCCACGTGGGCAGCGAGGGCGAACTCCAGCCAGAACTAAGGCAGTTGGGCCTGGACGGCATCCCGCAGCCCGATCTGCTGATCGACAACTGCCCGCCCGGAGTCCGGTGGGCCGGCGCCGCCCCCGCCCAACAGGTCCGGTGGGTCCCCATCAACTCCCAGAACCCCGTCGAACCGTGGATGTACACCCGCGGCGAGCGGCGCAGGGTGTGTGTGACAGGCGGAAGCATGGCCGCCCGGGACAACAACTTCGAGCTCATCCGGAGCATGGTGGACAGCCTCGCCGTCCTCGACGCCGAGATCGTCATCCCCGCGCCGGAGGAGGTCGCCGCCGAACTGCGCAACCAGTGCGACGGCATCCGGGCGGGTTGGATTCCGCTGGACGTGCTGATGCCGACCTGCGACCTCATCGTGCACCACGCCGGCGGCCTCACCGGACAGACCGCGATGATCTCGGGAGTGCCGCAACTGCTCCTGCCCCAGGAGAAGAAGGTCCGCCGCGCCGCGCAACTCGTCGCCGACTACGGTGCCGCGATCAACCTGCTGCCCGACGAGGTCACCCCCGACAGCGTCGCGAAGGCCCTCCAGACACTCATCGAGGACTCGGCTTACAAGGACAGGTCCCAGGCGCTCGGCCGGGAGATCGCCGCCATGCCGTCCCCGAGCGAAGTGGTCGGCGTACTCGAGGACCTGGCAACCCGCTCACGTTAGGGAGACATGTCGATGAGGGTTCTCTTCGTCACCGGCGGCGGCCAGGCGACCGTGTTCTCGCTGGCCCCGCTCGCCA
Proteins encoded in this region:
- a CDS encoding TetR/AcrR family transcriptional regulator, giving the protein MAGKGTKKERGDTRRRIQDVALELFVRNGYEKTSLREIAEILEVSKPAIYYHFKSKEDILLSIFQDLSRPVDDIISWGRQQPRNLETKQEILRRYSAALEASVPLVRFLRENEATLRDLKVGKEFGQQMTAIGEMLTDSDTSLTDQLRCMSALLTLHFGTFALPNIAGDAQEKRSALLEITMEMVAAAHPEGA
- a CDS encoding SAM-dependent methyltransferase — protein: MSATVNWIPEGMDREVPSAARAYDYIAGGTHHFEADRKLGDQVLSVLPARDMSRHNRQFLQRVVRFMVGRGIRQFVDLGSGLPVMGNVHETARQAAPECRVVYVDNERATIEHSELILRGDERTAMVGEDLRDPDAVLNAEATRRLIDFSQPVGFLMLGVTQFLHDEDDPWAITAAYRRALPSGSYLALSCFTWDNDPETMRNTVEMFQRSGRTPIVPRTGEEVRRLLGDFELLDPGLVFTPQWRPDGASGAAEERSNLYAAVARKP
- a CDS encoding cytochrome P450, whose protein sequence is MSSQQWNFHPDQFWMRGERPPAPVAYDEAKQLWNVYGYAEALQVLNDPETFSSDLSVLAPEGQRQIFPGNLTTMDAPEHTKMRKIVSGVFTRRVVAGLEPRIKEITHELLDAVEPGDSFDLVEVLAHPLPVIVIAELLGVPSSDRPLFKEWVGKLLESNQAFSTGEDTPELQRQREEALAQIRNLSDYLLDHVEQRRAAPREDLLTRLVQAEVDGERLSPAEVGNFSLVLLVAGHITTTMLLGNTILCLDAHPSAMAAVRRDRARIPTAIEESLRLFSPLSTLRRVTTTAARIGDAEIPPRSVVMTWTAAAARDERQFRDPHTFDLDRENIQHLSFGRGAHFCMGAPLARLEGVLALNILFDRFPALRRDPARDPEFMPGANVTGVEKLHLLT
- a CDS encoding NAD(P)-dependent oxidoreductase: MQDPAPSRPPTAVVLGGTGCIGRHVCTAFARHGYRVVVVARRPAPHVAEHMFRPLDLLTASAAELDALFRDADVRASVVVNATDMAGATDLTSAADGGAGRAAELLAANEGLARTLVAALEGNPGRPRLVHLGTIHEYGPGQAGVPLHEEIEPRPANAYADAKLAASRTILDAASAGRVDGVALRLVNTCGPYPTPAGFPGKLLPRLCAARQGAELSVRVVDARRDWIDVRDVAEACVLAAERPVSGRVFNIGSGIAVPMRELVAHCLAAAGLPDSGVTEEDRPGHGGVRGLGADWIQADIRLARDLLGFAPRFGLRQSLQDMWDAGATSR
- a CDS encoding nucleotide disphospho-sugar-binding domain-containing protein; translated protein: MRVLVMTTPDPSHLATLVPVAWALRTAGHEVLVLGRPDSAEPARTAGLNFVSLGEPFDTEQMVLSDLAPGKRPLESRPRGTKGGFGGVWIEHAKSMVEDYLGFARSFRPELIISDPLEYSALVLGALLSVPVVHHRWGVDPIGTPRLPAAREELRGTCRSLGLETLPEPTVVLDSCPGALQLPELKPETPVRYVPFNGSEMLPSWLRAEWDRRDSRSKRVAVSLGRRTLVYNGVPFVRALLRSFAEMADVELIATVGAEYRERIGPVPANVRMVDPVPLHLLLGSCDAIITHGGAATTMTATLFGLPQLVLPQMADCFAHGDRLAATGAGISFDTVTAQDDAGLLREALTQLLTDPRYAEAAGSLRTEMEGMPSPAQIASDLEQLALSRAHS
- a CDS encoding Gfo/Idh/MocA family protein, which produces MSQRDGGAGLMEPVRIAVMGLASIARRRLLPAMAACPDVEIVAVASRDADRAREAARAYGCRAVHGYDRLLDRADVEAVYVPLPSSLHARWTEAALRAGKHVLVEKPLADDAERAAALLASARSAGLVLRENVMFVHHGQHAAVRALVEDGAIGQLRSFQAAFTIPPLPDDDIRYDPDLGGGALADVGVYPVRAAQHFLGPDLAVRGAVLTAGPGRRVETSGAALLTADGGVTAQLSFGMEHAYRSTYELCGSEGRIRIDRAFTPPADHEPVVCLTRASGTERIRLPAEDQVASAVAAFAAAVRAGAPADDAPLRQARLLDGIRRRAAEEDTDRAEPASRSVR
- the rfbA gene encoding glucose-1-phosphate thymidylyltransferase RfbA encodes the protein MKGIILAGGSGTRLRPLTGVVSKQILPVYNKPMIYYPLSVLMLAGIRDILVISSPAHLDMFRDLLGDGSRLGIRLEYAEQKEPNGIAEAFIIGADHIGDDDVALILGDNVFHGHGFSELLRTTAARLDGCALFGYPVNDPWRYGVAELDADRRLTGLTEKPTDPVSNIAVTGLYMYSNEVVRMAQELVPSDRGELEITDLNKAYLAQGRAHLAELGRGFVWLDMGTHDSLLEAGHYVQILEQRQGIRIGCVEETAFRMGYISAEQCRRLGTEQSSTDYGSYLVSLVEGDGVYEARARRTAPAG
- a CDS encoding nucleotide disphospho-sugar-binding domain-containing protein, translated to MRVLFTVSNWPGHWASMVPLGWALQAAGHEVNVMCTPCQTQPVSGAGLMPVPVLEAMDMTVRGRLHNFRMAEFGSWPFSELPLHPLTGKPLESLDEFDMSAWSQENHDWAIGVTTRSSDAAVDFARWWRPDLVVHDIMSFEGPLVGKVLDIPAVLQLWGPVGPDDDVPGAPPGASFVPMDPSGAFPRHGVGQMGPHVYEHVIDPSPTSARPPLKAERLSIRHVPYNGPGARLPHGESGSAGPRVCVVWGTSVSGIYGPVSFAVPRVVNALAGLGAEVLVLLAGADRERMERAGALPPGVRLMERTPLHLLMPGCDVVIHHGGAGCAMTALTAGVPQLAIHTGLDQEVIAGRIAGAGAARSLSNVQADEGAIRAAVTSLLTDPAHAVAARKLRDEMESQPTPAALVSSLSALAQ
- a CDS encoding nucleotide disphospho-sugar-binding domain-containing protein; translated protein: MRLLFVAGPAPSDIYAVAPLATAARADGHQVLMSTPKELTPVVTGVGLPTVATTTTSIPDIRATRRSGEREVVPDDVDHPEFIRYTGRWLGRLAAETLVRLREVAAAWRPDVVVTGPHAYAGALLAHELSVPWIRHTWTVLDTVGIHVGSEGELAPELAELGLDRIPGPDLLIDNCPPGIRPADASPAQQIRYVPVNAQRPAEPWMYTRGERRRVCVTGGRMAALDDDFEPIRGMVRQLAELDAEVVITAPRKVAHALRAEFGDVRAGWVPLDVLMPTCDLIVHHAGGVPGLPGLTAALSGVPQLLMPQEKKMHTAARLVAEYGAAITLLPDEVSTDSVGNGIRELLSAPSYADRAQALAQEIARMPSPAEVLGTVEHLARR